The sequence below is a genomic window from Methylotuvimicrobium alcaliphilum 20Z.
CTGGAAATCGGCGCGGTCGATAAGACCGAAGTGTTGTTGAATAATCAGATCGAATTTACTCCCGAGTCCGATGCGAAATTTCATTTGACCGATGAGGCCGCTTTGACGCAGTGGCTGGCGCATTGGGCGAAGCATCTGATCAAACAGGATGCAGTCGGCGTACCGCTGTTGAATCCTAAAGCGCCGATCAATCGGGAGTTGTTTTATATGATCGGCAGCGGCGTTTCGGCGGCATTGCTGTGTGTAGGTCACGGCGCCTGGCTGTTGTATCAAACGCAGGATTACGAATACAAGACCGAAGCGTTGACGCAAGCGGAACAAGATCTGAAAGTCTATCGCGAGTCGGTTTATAAAAATCAGCAGGAAATCGGCAAGCTCGAAAAGAAGATAAAGACTTTGCAGGGTAATGTCGATTTGGTTCCGAAGGCGTTGAGCGCGTTTAAGGCGCGTCCGGCCGCGCTATTGAAGCATTTGGCCGTGGCCAGCCCCGATGATTTGTTGATCGAGAGCGTTGAGGTTGTCAATGGGGGTTTGCGGGTGTCGGGCGTCGCGCTAGAGGCCGATTTACCGAACCGGCTGAGCAATCGCTTGGAGCCGGTTTTGTCGACGCTCGGTTGGCGTGTCAATGCGCCGTCCAAGAAGGATATGGTCTTGCTTGAAGGGGGCGGTCCCTGGGAGTTTTCCGTGATGATCGACGATAACGGGTTGAGCGGTTTTATCGAGCATGCGGAGCAGACGCCGCTATGACGCCCGAGCAAAAGCGCGAGCGTCTGCTGAAACGGATTTTACCGGGCATGGCGATTACTGTGATTTATTTTGTGTTCGTTAGCGGGTTGCTATCCGAAAAGATGCAAAAGGCCGAAGAGACTTATCAGGGGCTGTATCGGCAAGGGATTTCGCCGGCGGCGCTGCCGGGCGTGATGAATCAGGTCGATCAAACGCGGCAGCAAATCGATACGCTGCAACGGCAGCAGTCCGATCTGGGCAAGAAAATGTTGGAGATTGCCGGTTTTTTAAGCGGCGAGTCGTCGATCAACGAGGCGACGGCGCTGCTTTCCGAGATCATGATGCGGCATAACATTTGGGTGATCGAGGAAAAGCGCGAAAGTTTTCCGGCGGAGCAATTGAGCGTGTCATTGCGGGAGGTGTTGCAATGGGTCGAGCCGGAGGGCGGTTCGGATAGTTCCGGAGCCGGTAAAGGTCAGGGCAAATCGGCGCGGACGATTCAGGTCGGCCGGTTGTCGTTGCGCGGCGCTTATTTGGATATGTACCGGGCGATGGCTGAGTTGGCCGCGAGCGGTTTTAAGGGGGTGCCGGTGCAATTGACGATGCAGACGCCGGAAGACGGCGCGCTCAGGCAGGGCGAGTTGGAGTGGGAGTTGATTTTGTGGATGTAGTTATCGTTCCCGTGTTTCGGCGTGGGAATGCAGCCCGGTAGAGCTGTAGGATGGGTAGCAGCGAAGCGGAAACCCATCATGGGCGCCCGCAAACGGCAGGGAAACACTACGCGGCCGAGTCAATAAAACCTGTCCGGCGGGAGATTTAGCGGCGAGGGTGAAAACGATGGGTTTCGGCTTCCGCCTCTACCCATCCTACGCAAGAGCCACCTTGTAGGATGGGTAGCAGCGAAGCGGAAACCCATCATGGGCGCCCGCAAACGGCAGGGAAACACTACGCGGCCGAGTCAATAAAACCCGTCCGGCGGGAGATTTAGCGGCGAGGGTGAAAACGATGGGTTTCGGCTTCCGCCTCTACCCATCCTACGCAAGAGCCACCCTGTAGGATGGGTAGTAGCGAAGCGGAAACCCATCATGGGCGCCCGCAAACGGCAGGGAAACATTACGCGGCCGAGTCAATAAAACCTGTCCGGCGGGAGATTTGGCGACGAGGGTGAAAACGATGGGTTTCGGCTTCCGCCTCTACCCATCCTACGCAAGAGCCACCCTGTAGGATGGGTAGTAGCGAAGCGGAAACCCATCATGGGCGCCCGCAAACGGCAGGGAAACATTACGCGGCCGAGTCAATAAAACCCGTCCGGCGGGAGATTTAGCTGCGAGGGTGAAAACGATGGGTTTCGGCTTCCGCCTCTACCCATCCGACGCAAGAGCCGCCCTGTAGGATGGGTAGCAGCGAAGCGGAAACCCATCATGGAAGCGGCTCAGCGCCGGGTTGCTGGAGCGTGGGGAAGCATAGTTTTAGCCGAAGACGGCACAATGAATTCTAATAAGTTGAAGATATGACGCAATTACCGGGGTTTTCGTTGAAGAATTGGCAAAATCAGGCGCAACAAAGCCATGAGGAATTACGTGCTCAGGCGCGGGAGCCGGTTCAGGATGGCGAGGCGATTTTATTTACCGACGATGTTCTGTCGCTGACCACGGCTGTCGAGGATATCTCTTCGGGCGGAGCCGGTTTGGTGCTGCGCGACGAGGTTTGCGCAATCCGGGAAAACGTGACCTTGACCTTGACGATACAGTCGGGGCATCAGCGCATGACGCGTCAGGCGGTCGTGCGATGGGTCAGGGTGTCGGGCCCGGAAACGCGCTTAGGTATCCAATATATCGATCATATTTGTTTGTCGCCGGATTCGCATCGGTTGGACATTGAAAGCGTGCGCATCGATCCTTCTTGCGCGTTGCGCATTCCGGCATCGATCGCGGTGCGCCGAAAGTTGCTGCCGTTTTTGGCGATGGACGGGGTCGTGCATGTCGCGACGGGAAGCCTGATCAATGCCGGCTTGACCAATGCGGTGGAGCGGCTGGTCAAGTCGCCGGTTCGTTTATGGGATGTCGACAAGTCCGCATTGGATAAGGTCATTCACGAGGTTTACGGCAACGCCTTGACGGTCAAGGCGTTGCCGGTGGCGGGCGCGGCAAGCAACGATGCGGTCGACTTGGGCGATAAGTTGCTGTATGCGGCCTATATTCGCCAAGCTTCGGATATTCATATCGATCCGGGTTTCAACGGGGCGCGCATCCGGTTTCGCGTCGACGGTCAATTGGAAAATTACGATGTGGTTAAACACGGGGCCTATACCGAGTTGGCCAGCCGTCTGAAAGTCATGGCGAATTTGGATATCGCCGAAAAACGTTTGCCGCAAGACGGACGTTTTTCGCATCAATTCGTCAGAGGCGGGCGGCGCGTCGACATTCGCGTCGCGACACTGCCGACCAAATACGGCGAACGCATCACGATGCGGCTGTTGGCCTTGCAAACCGGCGCGTTGACGTTGGACCGGCTGGGCTTTATCGGCGAGCATCAGCGCATTATCGAAAGTTTTCTGCGCCGGACTCAAGGCATGATGATTTTGACCGGGCCGACCGGTAGCGGCAAAACGACGACGTTGTACGCGGCGATTCGGATGCTGCTCGAAAGCCGCGATTTAAACGTCATTACGATAGAAGATCCGATCGAATACGAAATCGAGGGCGTCGCGCAGTGCGAGGTCGATCCGACGTCGAACAAGGTCGATTTCGCGAAGGCCTTGCGCAGTATTTTACGGCACGACCCCGATGTCGTGATGCTCGGCGAGATTCGCGATCAGGAGACTGCGAATATCGCGATCAAGGCCGCGTTGACCGGGCATATGGTGCTTGGAACCTTGCATACCAATTCGGCGGCGGCGACCGTGACGCGCTTGATCGATATGGGCGTAGAGCCTTATTTGGTCGCGGCGGCGTTGCGTTTGGCGGTGGCCCAGCGCTTGTTGCGGCGCTTGTGCAAGCATTGCCGCATTCCGCGTCCGTTGACGGAACAAGAGGCGTTGATTTTAGGGCGAGCTAATTTGACCGGCGCGCGAATTTACGATCCGACCGGTTGCGTGTATTGCGGCAATCGCGGTTATGCCGGGCGTATCGGTTTGTACGAGTTGTTGGAGCTGCGTGCGGATTGGGCCCGCGATGTCGCGCAAGGTCGCGGCGAGGCGCAATTGGTCGAAAATATGCGCGAAGCCGGCATGCACGGTTTGATAGACGATGCGATCGACAAGATGATAACCGGGGAGACGTCGTTTCATGAGGTGCTGCAAGTGGTTTCTTCATGGTAGTGCGCGGCGCTATTCCAGCAATTCCCAGGTTGAGCAGTTTCGCCGATCTTAGGGTGTGGGGTATGCCTGTCGAGGAACGCCGTAAACCCATCCATGGGGGCTTGGCGGCAGCTAAGCGCCAAGGATGGCGTGAATGCAGATTTTGCATTACGCCATGGATGGCGTGTATTAGGGCAATGCAGGAGCAATTGCCGAGGAGCAAAAATCTGTCCCGCTGCCGACATCCTCGCCAAGCATACCCCACACCCTTTTTGGTCCCCAAATTGGGAATTGCTGGCGACATTCATCGGTGATTGCATAATGGCGTTATTTACTTATACCGCCCGCGATCGTAGCGGGCAGCAAGTCGCCGACAGTATCGAGTCGCCGAACCGGGAGCGCGCGATTGCCGCTTTGCGCAAGCAAGGTCTGTTGGTGCTGGGTATCGACGAGCAGAAACCCAAAGGCGAAGGCGGGCAATTTAGTCTGAATCCGCTGGATTATCGGTCGATGCATAACGGCGATATCGAGCATAATTTTCATCAAATCGCGGTGATGTTGCGTAGCGGTATCAGTTTATTGGAAGCACTGGAGTTGACGTTGGCGCATGCGCGGTTCGGCACCCGCAAGACTTGGCGCAAGCTGCGCGATCGGATTCAAGAAGGCAGTTCGTTTACCGAGGCGTTGGCGGAACATTCGATTTTTAGCCAGTTTACGATTCAGTTAGTGCGCGTCGGCGAGCAAACCGGTCATCTGGGGACGGTGCTGGATCAGGCGGCGCATGAGGTGAAAGCGAGCCGCAAGTTGAAAAAACAGATTATTTCGGCATTGAAATACCCGCTGTTTACGTTGTTGTTTGCGATCGGTTTGGTCGTTTTTATGTTGACCAGTCTCGTGCCGGAGATCAAAAAATTGCTGCAGATTACCGGCAAGCCGATGCCGCCGATTACGCAGGCGCTGATCGATGTGTCCGATTGGTTTTTGGCGAACGGTGTGTTTATCGGAATCGGTTTGGTATCGGCGGCGGCCTGTTTTATCGCGTTTTATAGTTGGCCGACGAGTCGTTGGTGGATAGACCGGTACGCGCTGCGGGTGCCGGTGTTCGGCTATGTTTTTCGTTTGTCCGGTACGGTGATGTTTTCGCGGGCGATGGGCTTATTGCTGCGTAGCGGCGTGGTGATCGTCGAAGCGTTGGAAACGATGGAAAAGCTGCATGTCAATCAATATATGGCTAGCTGCGTTGGTCATGCGCGAGACAGTATTTTGCACGGCGTCGCGCTGGGCGATGCGCTATCGCCGCGATCGGGTTATATGCCGTTGATGTTGCAAATGGTCCGTGTCGGCGAAAGTTCGGGCACATTGGATCAGCTCTTGCAGGAGATGGCCGATTATCACGATGAGCTGTTGCAAAAGGCCATCGCGACCTTGACCGGGATGATCGCGCCGGCGATGACGATTATCGTCGGCGGTGTGGTCGGTTTTGTGTATGCCGCTTTTTTGGTGGCGATGTTTTCGGCCGCCGGAGGCAGTCCGTCATGAGGTTTTGGTTAGGAGTGTCGATGCTGGCTGCGATATGCGGTTCGGCTTTCGGCGAAGTCGCCGGTGACGATCGGGCGCCGCAAGCGGATGTTGTGCGCAGCAAGGCGTTGACGCGAGGCAATATTGCCGAAGCGACCGAGGTTTTGCGCGACCCGACGCAAATGAGCGGTAATTTTCGTCAAGCGGTGAAAAATATGGCGCCGGCTCAAGCCCCCTCATCAAGCGCCGGAGCCGCCCGGCAAAATTTTCCGACGATAGAGTTGGTCGCCAAGGCGATGCGCACCGAAAAGGCGGGCAAGGTTGTGTTACGCGTCGGCAATAGCTTGCTGCATATGCGGTTGGATAATAGCGTGTCGATCATGCACAACGGCGCGCTGTTGACCTTGCGCATCGATGAAATAACGGCCGAGCATGTTCAAGTTCATCTACTTGAATTCAATCAAACGTTGATTTTGCAGTGATGCCCGGTGTTTAAAAGTATGCGAAGTAACGCTAGCGCTTGCCGTTATACAAAAGAAGAACCGGTAAGCTTGCTGAACAAAGGGTATCGAATATTTGGGAACTGGGCTGTTTGATAAAATTTCGGATATTAAAAGTCAGTGGCTTCGATAGTCGCGACGAAGGCGTCGCTCCCAGTGCGCCCAGGAGGGCACAAAATCAGCAGGGTGTAAGTCCCTGTCGGCGTAAGCCATAACGTCGTAGCTGAAAGTAACTGCGTCACCGCGAGGTGGGGTGGAGAGCAACTGGAGGCAAAAGAGCAGTCCGCAGTAAAGCGAATCCGATTCGGCAGGGTAAGGCGGCGAGTCCCCTGGGAGTCGACGAAGCCTGAAAACCATCATTTACGTTGTTGTGGCAGATAAAACGATAAATGGGCCTACCTTGTGGTTGGGAGTGGAATGTTCAGAAGGTATTGTGAAGAAACTGGGGAGACCTGTTACGGAGGTGACCGTGGCAGGAGTCAGAACCCTTATATTACCGTAAGTCGAGGAAGCTCAAGGCAAGGCGAGGATAGTGTGGCACCGCTGGGAAACCAGGCGGAAACAGAGAAAACAAACACGAGCCTAAACCGAGAGGGGAAAAGATGGTAAAAGCCGGCTAGCAAAACCGGCCATAGGAAAGAAGGGTAGGAAGGTGGAAACGAGGTAGCGTTCGGTGTCACGGCCATTAAGCCAACCTCAGGTAAAAGGCTTAAAGAGGCTCAGCCGTTGAAGGGAGCCGAAGGTAACGAATCAAACCGAGTTTGCGGGCTGACGTGGTAACGCGGAGTAATGGGGTTCACCAATTAATAACACCATTGCTCACCAGCTTGTCCCGATGAGGAAACCACCGACTGGAGAGCCGTGTGCGGGAGAACCGCATGCACGGTTCGGAGGGAGGGGAGAGAAATCTTCCCTACCCCTATCAGTGGGGCGGCGGGTGGCCTGTGGGAGCGATCCCCTGATCGCGATTTCGAAGTCGGGTACGTTAGGTAACAATAAATGGTATCGAAGTCACATTAGCTAAGATTTATCGTTCTCACGCTCCAGCGTCTCGTGCCGTTGGGGCGGTACTCAAGCGTTCTCACGCAGAACGGGGGAACGATAAAAGTGCGGGCGCGTTGGGGGAGGGTGCGGTCACTCGCCCGACAGGACGCCGTGAATACGTCCCTGTAGGCTCGACGGCGGCTTTCCCTGCCGCCGACGCCTGCCGGTCGAGCAACCGCACCCTCCTCGGAGCCGGCATTTCTGTCGTTCTCACGCAGAGCGTGGGAACGATAAAGTTCATCTGATTGAGTTTAATCAATCGTTGATTTTGCAGTGATGCTCGGTGTTTAGGTTTTTTTCGGATTTAAGAATGCTCAGGATTTTTCGTTTTTGCGTATTGTTGGCCGGTTTGTTTATCGTTCCCACGCTCCAGCGTGGGAACGAATACCGAGACGCTCCAGCGTCTCGTGCCGTTGGGGCGGTACTCAAGCGTTCTCACGCAGAACGGGGGAACGATAAAAGTGCGGGCGCGTTGGGGGAGGGTGCGGTCACTCGCCCGACAGGACGCCGTGAATACGTCCATGTAGGCTCGACGGCGGCTTTCCCTGCCGCCGACGCCTGCCGGTCGAGCAACCGCACCCTCCTCGGAACCGGCATTTCTATCGTTCTCACGCAGAGCGTGGGAACGATAAAGTTCATCTGGTTGAATTCAATCAGTCTTTGATTTTGCAGTGATGCTCGGTGTTTAGGTTTTTTTCGGATTTAAAAATGCTCAGGATTTTTCGTTTTTGCGTGTTATTGGCCGGTTTGTGGGCCGGGCTTTGCTTTCATTCTTCGGCGCATGCGCTAAGGAGTCCGGAGCAGAAAATCGCGCAATTGGATTTTCGCGATATCTCTGTCGGCGATGCGCTGAAAGTCCTGTCGGATCAATCCGGCTTGAATGTGATCGCTTCGCAGGAAGCGGCGCAGATTCACATCACGATGTATTTGCAAGACATTACGCCGATGGAGGTGATCGATGCACTCTCCAAAACCTACAATTTGTGGTATCAGCACGACGGCAGCGCCAACATCATTCGTATTTACACGATCAAGGAATATCGGATGGAGCAGGTGGAGTTTAAAAGGGAAGAAACCGAAATCTTCACGATGAAGAACGCAAAGAACGCGCTGGATTTGGCCGAAACGATACAGAATTTGTTCATGGAGCGGGTGCGCTTGAGCTACGGGCGCAACCAAAACGAACTGATGATGGATTTGAGTCAGCGTTTTCAACGCTTCAATATGTTGGATAGCCAGACGACGCTGGGCTCCGGCGGGTCGCGCGGTGGCGGTGGCGGCGGCGGAATGGGCGGAATGAGCGGCGGCATGGGAGGAATGGGCGGCGGCATGGGCGGCGGTATGGGAGGCATGGGCGGCAGTATGGGAGGTATGGGCGGCCAACAAAACATGCGCTCCAATCGTCAAGTCGAAATGGACGAACAAATGCGTCTCCAGACCGAGTTGATGCGTAAATATGCGGACGACCCGCAAACCTTTCTGGCGGGCGATTCCGAACGCGGACGTACGTTGTTGAGAGAAAGCGTGCAATTGCAGGCGCCGATCTATGTCGGCGTTATCAAGCACCAGAACCGTGTTTTGGTTCGCACGCGCGATTTCGATGCGATGCAGGAAATACGTCAGTTGTACAAAACACTGGATACCGAGAGTTCCATGTTGTTGATGGAGGTCAAGATCCTGTCTCTGGATTTGTCGGACGGTTACGACTCTTTGTTCGATTTCAAGATTCGTCAGGGCGATGCCAATATTTCGACCTTGAATGCGACCAGCGCGCTCAATAGCGCCATCAATACCGCGGCCGCCGTGTTCGATCCGAGTTTGCTGGCGACCGTGATCAGCGAAAAGTTCGAGATGCGTTTGCAGTTATTGGAAAAGGAAGGCCGCGTGACCGAGTTGGCGACGCCGATGTTGATGACCACCAACCAGGAAGTCAGCCGCGTGTTCGTCGGCGAGGAACGGCCGATCGTCAGCGGTTATTCGGCATCGAGCACGCCGGGCGGAACCGGTACCGTCCAGCAAATCGTTCAACCGATTCTGGTGCCGGAAACCGATACCCGCGCGATCGGCACGACTTTGTTGTTGACGCCGAATATCAATGCCGACCGCACCGTGACCATTCAATTGTTGGTCGAGCAATCCACGATCGCCAACGATCAAGCGACGATTCCGGTACAGGTGGCTAATGCGCTGGTCGAGGCGCGTATTGATTTGGTCCAGGAACGGACTTTCAGCGGCACGGTTGTCGCCAATGACGGTTCGTCGATCGCGGTCGGCGGCTTGATCGAGGAAGGCGCGCGCAGCCGGGAAAACAAGGTGCCTATCTTGGGCGATTTGCCCCTATTGGGTTTTTTCTTTCGCGAAGAGGCGCAGGCGCGCGAGCGGCGCGAACTGGTCATCGTCATCAAGCCGCATATCATCGGCACGCCGGCCGAAGCGCAAGACGTGAGCCGAGCCATGGCCGAGAAAAACAGCGTGCATCCGAACGCGCCGATGATGGACAACATGGATGTCTACAGCAATCCGGACCGGCGGCATAAAGGTTATGTGCTCGAACAGCCTTATAAGCAATACATGAAGCAAGATGCGACCGATAAGTATCGGGGGCGCGGGGATTCCAGAGAATTTCCTGGACGATCCGGCGCTTCGCGCTCGGAATCGACTTCGGCGCAGCAAACTTATATGGACTTGACGCGCTATGCGGCCGAATCGATTCGGGTATTGCCGGAACAGCGCCAACCCCATGCCAAAATTCAACCGGCCGCATTGCAACAACAAACACCGCTGGCATTGTTGCCGAACGAGTCGATTCGGATATTGCCGTTTGAAAGTTGGCGGCAAGGCGGGGTTTATGTCACGGCGCTGGAGGTTCGCAATGCGTCGCCGCAACCGGTCGCGATCGATCAAAGGCAGCTCAAGGGGCGCTGGCTGGCGGCGACTTTGGAGGGCGATCATCTTGCCGCGCAAGGCGATTTTGGCGATTCTACCTATTTGTATCTGATCTCCGCCGAACCGTTCGACGATATCATCGCCCATTTGCCGGTAGGCGGAGGTTAGGAATATGCACAAAATAACTTCGCGAAACAGTCAGATTTGTGGAGGTTCGGTAACTCGCTTGACAGGCCGCCGTGATTACATCCTTGTAGGCTTGACGGCGTCTGTCCCTGCCGCCGACACCTGTCAAGCGAGCCACCGAACCCCCTTCCTGCATTTGAAGAAGTTATTTCATGCTCGCTCTTTAATCGTAACAGGACCGGACAACATTCGACGGAGCCTTTTGGAAAAGCGGTGTCGGTTTCTTGCGCTAGTGGGATTGGTTTCCGTTTCGGCTTGGGGGCAAGTGCCCGAGCTTAACATGCATGTCTTCGAGACGCCGCCCGCGCCGATTTCGGTAACGAATATAACGGCCGGACTCGATCAAGATGAAATGACGTCCTTTCAAATGGTCATTTTCGACCCGGAGGCCGAAGCCGAAACCTTGGATGAATATCCCCGGCATCGGCGGCAGGTGGTCGACGATTTTAGCGTTTTGGTCGCCGGCGATATCGGTTATCAACGGGAAAGCCTGGCGTGGAGCGTCGCTTCGGCGGATGGTGCGATAGACCCGATTACGCGTGTCGAATGGCAAGACCTCGACACCTGGAAGTTAAAAGGCCGCATGGATATCGTTTCGCCGAGCGGCATTACGCTACGCGGCGATGCCGGTTACGCCTGGGTTTTGAACGGCAGCGGACAGGAAGCCGGCTTCGACGGCGCACCGAATTCCCAGAATGCCGGTGACGGTTATAGTTGGGATGTCTCGGTCGGACTAGGTTACCGCCTACAGGTCGGCGACACCGAATCGGTTGCCTTCGCCGCGACGCCTTTGGCGGGTTATGCCTGGCGTCGGCAACGTTATGTAATGCAAGGCGTGGAAGAAAACCGCTATGCCGCGAGTTGGCAAGGGCCTTGGGTCGGCCTGGATACGTCTTTGACCTGGCTCGACTATCACCAGTTGTTTGTTTCCGCGCAGTATCATTGGGCCGATTACGAGGCATCCGGCGACTGGCGGCAGTTGGCCGATGTGCGTCATCCCGATAGTTTCGAGCATGAAGCCGATGCAACCGGTTATCTGGGATCGTTGGGATACCGTTATATGCGTCCCGAGGGCTGGGGCTTGAGTCTGAGTTTCGATTATCAAAAATGGCAGGGCGATCCAGGGCAGGAGCGGTTTTATTTTGCCAACGGCGAGGTCGTGGAGTCGCGATTCAAAGACCTGTCGCGCGAGTCGGTCGGCGTGAATTTAGGCATTAATTTACAATTTTGAACCTGATTAGCAAGTTCCTTCAGCTAAAGCCCAAAAACCAGCATGTCCCTAGCAGGACGGGGTTTGCAACCCCGTCCCGCAGAAGTGGCTACGACTGGTCACTGCTCGGACAATTGGCTTCAGCAAGCTGAAGCATCTTGCTAATCAGGATTTTGAATGCGTATGTTGGGAGCGATCCGGCTCCTTGTGGGAGCGACGCCTTCGTCGCGAATTCGAAGCGCTGCAGGATGGTTTTCCGCTTCGCTGCTACCCATCCTGCAAGGCGGCTCTTGCGTAGGATGGGTAGAGGCGAAAGCCGAAACCCATCGTTGTTCGCGCCGCCGACGGATATTTTGCCGGATAGAGGTCATAAACTCGTCCGAAACGTTTTAATGGTCCCCACGCTCTGCGTGGTAACCCAGGCGGGGACGCTCCAGCGCCCCCGAACCGCGGAGCGGTTCGGGCTGCATTCCCACGCCGGAGCGTGGGAACGATGGCATGTTGGGAGCGATCCGGCTCCTTGTGGGAGCGACGCCTTCGTCGCGAATTCGAAGCGCTGCAGGATGGGTTTCCGCTTCGCTGCTACCCATCCTACAAGGCGGCTCTTGCGTAGGATGGGTAGAGGCGGAAGCCGAAACCCATCGTTGTTCGCGCCGCCGACGGATATTTTGCCGGTTAGAGGTCATAAACTCGTCCGAAACGTTTTAATGGTTCCCACGCTCTGCGTGGGAACCCAGGCGGGGACGCTCCAGCGCCCCGAACCGCGGAGCGGTTCGGGCTGCATTCCCACGCCGGAGCGTGGGAACGATGACATGTTGGGAGCGACACGGCTCCTTGTGGGAGCGACGCCTTCGTCGCGAATTCGAAGCGCTGCAGGATGGGTTTCCGCTTCGCTGCTACCCATGCTACAAGGCGGCGCTTGCGTAGGATGGGTAGAGGCGGAAGCCGAAACCCATCGTTTCACTTAAATTTGAATGCTTATGATGAATCGATACCGTTTAGTGTTTTTATTGATGGTCTGTTGCGGCGTGTCGGCACAGGGCGCGGACATACGCTTGAGCAGTCATCTGCAACGCTTGCAAGCCGAATTCCGTCAGCATAGCGCTGCCGGCAAATCCGTTCAGAGTTTCGTTTCCGCCGACCGAACGCTGTCGGTGATCGATCATCGCTATGTCGTGATCGACATTTCGGCAGCCGATTCGGCACAGGCCGAAACGCTGCTCGAACACTTGCAATCAATCGGCATGATGCACGCGGTCCGCTATAAACAACTCGTTTCCGGCGTGTTTCCGATTGAAAGCTTGCATGAGCTCGAAGGATTGTCCGGCGTCAATTGGGTGCAAGCATCGAGCGCATCCCGCCATGCGCTGGGACCGCCCGGCGGCTTGGCCTACAACGCGGCCGATGCGGCGATGTTCACCGATGTCGTGCGCAAACGCTATAACGTCGACGGAAGCGGCGTGACGATCGGCGTCTTGTCCGATAGCTACAACTGTTTGGATGGCGCGGCGGACGACGTGCTAAGCGGCGATCTGCCGGACGATGTCGTCGTGTTGCAGGACTATCCGTTTTGCGATGAGGGTTTAAGCGACGAAGGCCGGGCGATGATGCAATTGGTTTACGACATCGCTCCGGGGGCGAAACAGATGTTTTATACCGCATGGATGGGCGCGGCCGGCTTTGCCCAAGGCATTCAGCGTTTGGCCGATGCCGGCGCCGATATCATCGTCGACGACATCGCATACCTGACCATGCCGATGTTTCAGGACGGCCCGATCGCGCAATCGGTCGACGAAGTCAAGGCGCGCGGCGTCGCTTATTTTTCTTCGGCGGGGAACATGGCCCGCTTGTCTTACGAAAACGATTTCGTGTCGGGCCGCGAGCCCTTGTCGTCCGATACTGCGCATGATTTCGGCAAGGCGGCGGGGCAGGCTTCCGATTTTTATCAGAAAATCACAATACCTCAAAACACGGGTGTGCGCATCGTGTTGCAATGGGACGACCCGGCTGAAATCGCCGGCGGAGCAGGCGCGAAAACCGATCTGGATTTGTTTTTATTGGATCATAGCAAACGGCGCATCGTGACCAGCAGCCAGGACAGCAATATCGGACACAATCCGGTCGAGATTCTTGGCATCGAACACTCGATGGAAACGACCGAGTTTTATTTATATATCAGCCATCGGGCCGGGCCCGCGCCCAAGCATGTTAAATATGTAATGTTCGGCCCGCCCGCGCCTTGGCCGGACGATGAAAGTGGCGTTGATAACGAAAATGTTGGGGCGATCGGTATCGATACCTACCCCACCCACAGCGGCACCGTTTACGGTCATGCCAACGCGGCCGGCGCAATGGCGGTCGGCGCGATTCCCTACGAGGAAACGCCGTGGTTCGGAACGCCGATTACAGACAGCAAAATTCAGTATTTTTCATCGGCGGGCGGCACGCCGATTTATTTCAATCGGAACGGGATCAGGCACAATCAGGCCGAACAGCGCCTTAAA
It includes:
- a CDS encoding ATPase, T2SS/T4P/T4SS family, which produces MTQLPGFSLKNWQNQAQQSHEELRAQAREPVQDGEAILFTDDVLSLTTAVEDISSGGAGLVLRDEVCAIRENVTLTLTIQSGHQRMTRQAVVRWVRVSGPETRLGIQYIDHICLSPDSHRLDIESVRIDPSCALRIPASIAVRRKLLPFLAMDGVVHVATGSLINAGLTNAVERLVKSPVRLWDVDKSALDKVIHEVYGNALTVKALPVAGAASNDAVDLGDKLLYAAYIRQASDIHIDPGFNGARIRFRVDGQLENYDVVKHGAYTELASRLKVMANLDIAEKRLPQDGRFSHQFVRGGRRVDIRVATLPTKYGERITMRLLALQTGALTLDRLGFIGEHQRIIESFLRRTQGMMILTGPTGSGKTTTLYAAIRMLLESRDLNVITIEDPIEYEIEGVAQCEVDPTSNKVDFAKALRSILRHDPDVVMLGEIRDQETANIAIKAALTGHMVLGTLHTNSAAATVTRLIDMGVEPYLVAAALRLAVAQRLLRRLCKHCRIPRPLTEQEALILGRANLTGARIYDPTGCVYCGNRGYAGRIGLYELLELRADWARDVAQGRGEAQLVENMREAGMHGLIDDAIDKMITGETSFHEVLQVVSSW
- a CDS encoding type II secretion system F family protein: MALFTYTARDRSGQQVADSIESPNRERAIAALRKQGLLVLGIDEQKPKGEGGQFSLNPLDYRSMHNGDIEHNFHQIAVMLRSGISLLEALELTLAHARFGTRKTWRKLRDRIQEGSSFTEALAEHSIFSQFTIQLVRVGEQTGHLGTVLDQAAHEVKASRKLKKQIISALKYPLFTLLFAIGLVVFMLTSLVPEIKKLLQITGKPMPPITQALIDVSDWFLANGVFIGIGLVSAAACFIAFYSWPTSRWWIDRYALRVPVFGYVFRLSGTVMFSRAMGLLLRSGVVIVEALETMEKLHVNQYMASCVGHARDSILHGVALGDALSPRSGYMPLMLQMVRVGESSGTLDQLLQEMADYHDELLQKAIATLTGMIAPAMTIIVGGVVGFVYAAFLVAMFSAAGGSPS
- a CDS encoding DUF3438 family protein, translating into MLRIFRFCVLLAGLWAGLCFHSSAHALRSPEQKIAQLDFRDISVGDALKVLSDQSGLNVIASQEAAQIHITMYLQDITPMEVIDALSKTYNLWYQHDGSANIIRIYTIKEYRMEQVEFKREETEIFTMKNAKNALDLAETIQNLFMERVRLSYGRNQNELMMDLSQRFQRFNMLDSQTTLGSGGSRGGGGGGGMGGMSGGMGGMGGGMGGGMGGMGGSMGGMGGQQNMRSNRQVEMDEQMRLQTELMRKYADDPQTFLAGDSERGRTLLRESVQLQAPIYVGVIKHQNRVLVRTRDFDAMQEIRQLYKTLDTESSMLLMEVKILSLDLSDGYDSLFDFKIRQGDANISTLNATSALNSAINTAAAVFDPSLLATVISEKFEMRLQLLEKEGRVTELATPMLMTTNQEVSRVFVGEERPIVSGYSASSTPGGTGTVQQIVQPILVPETDTRAIGTTLLLTPNINADRTVTIQLLVEQSTIANDQATIPVQVANALVEARIDLVQERTFSGTVVANDGSSIAVGGLIEEGARSRENKVPILGDLPLLGFFFREEAQARERRELVIVIKPHIIGTPAEAQDVSRAMAEKNSVHPNAPMMDNMDVYSNPDRRHKGYVLEQPYKQYMKQDATDKYRGRGDSREFPGRSGASRSESTSAQQTYMDLTRYAAESIRVLPEQRQPHAKIQPAALQQQTPLALLPNESIRILPFESWRQGGVYVTALEVRNASPQPVAIDQRQLKGRWLAATLEGDHLAAQGDFGDSTYLYLISAEPFDDIIAHLPVGGG